A genomic stretch from Setaria viridis chromosome 1, Setaria_viridis_v4.0, whole genome shotgun sequence includes:
- the LOC117846706 gene encoding uncharacterized protein — protein sequence MGSGNLLMKKVVKPSSFDLDIKFDQRWMEDVTCPICLDIPHNAVLLRCTSYEKGCRPFVCDTDQTRSNCLERFKVAHGIPVSVKVSSLAVAPLDSIHIISSNANNRPACPLCRGDVIGWFVIDEARLHLNQKKRCCEESSCSYAGNFHELQKHTQQKHPNSRPSEVDPARRVDWENLQQSSDIIDVLSTIHAQVPNGVVLGDYVIEYGDDEAGDEYEVYHRVRRNWWASCIFCKAFRRSSGGRRRARTRERRESGTRSSNRSSQESLTLEVPSRSVDIREIRFDEIDDEYIVTGAMPRVAASRRMAGHYRDPRFRHRRSHM from the exons ATGGGTTCTGGGAATTTGTTGATGAAGAAGGTGGTAAAGCCCAGCTCCTTTGATCTGGACATAAAATTCGATCAGAGATGGATGGAGGATGTTACTTGCCCTATCTGTCTTGATATCCCTCACAATGCAGTCTTACTGAGGTGCACCTCATATGAGAAGGGTTGTAGACCATTCGTATGTGACACAGATCAGACACGTTCAAACTGTCTTGAGAGGTTCAAAGTTGCTCATGGGATACCAGTCAGTGTGAAAGTCTCATCTCTTGCTGTGGCTCCCCTTGATAGCATTCATATCATTTCGTCTAATGCAAATAACCGCCCAGCCTGCCCATTGTGCAGAGGTGATGTGATTGGGTGGTTTGTTATTGATGAGGCTCGCTTGCATCTTAACCAGAAGAAAAGATGCTGTGAAGAGAGTTCCTGCTCATATGCTGGTAACTTCCATGAACTTCAGAAGCACACCCAACAAAAACATCCAAATTCACGCCCTTCAGAAGTTGATCCTGCTCGCCGGGTTGATTGGGAGAATTTGCAGCAGTCTTCTGATATAATAGATGTTTTGAGCACAATACATGCACAGGTTCCTAATGGTGTAGTCTTGGGAGATTATGTCATCGAGTATGGGGATGATGAAGCTGGAGATGAGTATGAAGTTTACCACAGGGTTAGAAGGAACTGGTGGGCATCCTGTATTTTTTGCAAGGCTTTCCGTAGATCTTCAGGAGGCCGAAGAAGGGCAAGAACAAGGGAAAGGAGAGAGAGTGGAACGAGGAGCAGCAATAGATCTAGTCAAGAAAGCCTTACCCTTGAAGTGCCATCTAGATCTGTTGACATAAGAGAAATCAGATTTGATGAAATTGATGATGAATATATAGTTACTGGGGCCATGCCTAGGGTTGCGGCGTCAAGGAGAATGGCTGGTCATTACAG GGATCCCAGGTTCAGACACCGACGTTCACACATGTAG